A DNA window from Naumovozyma dairenensis CBS 421 chromosome 7, complete genome contains the following coding sequences:
- the NDAI0G04510 gene encoding ribosome biosynthesis protein RRP14 (similar to Saccharomyces cerevisiae RRP14 (YKL082C); ancestral locus Anc_2.636): protein MSNSLEERLRANSSAFDGLLSLIPAKYYYDESTQDQWKSKKKSKAQSHQDKVKKLNPMEINDDNSSALQVKNKKQANAKPVVFPGSKKPTQENVSVDESLDNDEELEEQEVLEHQANEEEEEEEEEEEEEDIKLIFDDEGNEIKSSQEAEDDEETTVETREDKENPKNKNEDDLKKQQKLNELRLKLQSKIQDLKKKRKAVGTKIDGAPNSRDDILNQRKRKLELKKSRKEQQLQQEDAESDSSSDSDLSDNDMIDDPSRKKQKKNTDDISTKDIMFQNIMFDDGAKTTSDLQRLRNSKDNKKLKGPSNNDIKSHLKILEKKKSKINEMDELDQIKMNEKLKWQKAMSLVEGVKLKDDEKLLKKSLKRKEVQKRKSANQWNERKRVVAQNKNEKIKRREENLRIRKENKGLKRNKKQKMLKKFSINKNGKQLKQMRREKEKNSNKDNNNNSGKRAGFEGRMKSNKR, encoded by the coding sequence ATGAGCAACTCACTAGAAGAGAGACTTCGAGCAAATTCAAGTGCATTCGATggattattatctttaataCCAgcaaaatattattacgATGAATCCACTCAAGATCAATGgaaatcaaagaagaaatcaaagGCACAATCGCATCAAGACAAAGTAAAGAAGTTGAATCCAATggaaattaatgatgataattcttCTGCTTTGCAAGtcaaaaataagaaacaagCAAATGCTAAACCTGTAGTGTTTCCTGGTTCGAAGAAACCTACTCAAGAGAATGTAAGTGTAGATGAATCACTAGACAATGACGAAGAACTCgaagaacaagaagttCTCGAACACCAAGCAAATgaggaggaagaagaagaagaagaagaagaagaagaagaggataTTAAACttatatttgatgatgaaggtaatgaaatcaaatcCTCCCAAGAAGCAGAAGACGACGAAGAAACTACAGTAGAAACTAgagaagataaagaaaatccAAAGAATAAAAACGAGGATGatttaaagaaacaacaaaaattgaatgagTTGAGATTAAAATTACAATCCAAAATTCAAGAtctaaagaaaaagaggaAAGCCGTCGGAACAAAGATTGATGGTGCTCCAAATTCAAGAGATGATATCTTAAAccaaaggaaaagaaaattagaattaaagaaaagtcGTAAAGAACAACAACTTCAACAAGAGGATGCAGAATCTGATTCATCCTCTGATTCTGATTTATCTGATAATGATATGATTGATGATCCTTCTCGgaagaaacagaaaaagAATACTGACGATATTTCAACAAAAGATATTATGTTTCAAAACATTATGTTCGATGATGGTGCCAAGACTACATCTGATTTACAAAGGTTAAGGAACagtaaagataataaaaaattgaaaggaCCATcgaataatgatattaaatcacatttgaaaattttagaaaagaaaaaatctaaaatcaatgaaatgGATGAGTTGGATCAGATtaaaatgaatgaaaaattgaaatggCAAAAGGCAATGTCATTAGTTGAAGGtgtaaaattgaaagatgatgagaaattattgaaaaaatctttaaagaGGAAGGAAgttcaaaaaagaaaatcagCAAATCAATGGaatgaaaggaaaagagTAGTAgcacaaaataaaaatgaaaaaattaaaagaagagaagaaaatttgagaattagaaaagaaaataagggtttgaaaaggaataagaaacaaaaaatgttgaagaaattcTCAATCAATAAGAATGGgaaacaattgaaacaaatgaggagagaaaaagaaaagaatagtaataaagataacaacaataatagtGGTAAAAGAGCAGGCTTTGAAGGTAgaatgaaatcaaataaaagataa
- the SOV1 gene encoding Sov1p (similar to Saccharomyces cerevisiae SOV1 (YMR066W); ancestral locus Anc_2.637), whose translation MYLSSIPLRPSYLPFCYISSRFLPTVLLHRNIRYIHYSYRSKKLDTNIDTKLPHDLKPLQDPNEIIKTLKQTHGFSDINDASPIEETFLQYLTFLNKGFQKSDQNLRLLKENLKSTGNNNNEKFNLIFSYLLTESTLELQRFKQLGPEGLKSIKQQQQQQSNDEDENSVVKNEKDLELRIMNEIFSTLTEKNKENEVYLHNVDFLFKILTELNSTITEDKGFEHGLSIEQFVEAFEISKLIPIEGRKSRGIFLSGNLIYSTKKVRMDPINESLYIDSLLKYRLFKKAFQLYDSRKDKVNERWWNELGMMILLRSNHLASFKSLLQTTDEQFNVFPYLSPRVLKLAIRKYLAINDHSMLKQLIDRFLLIVDTYGIEKSNSYMESSALMKTFQEENEASAYLNEQESYTTLDFASIIESLLYNKRINFASKLSSRFVELPQVINNDDHLKEFLTVTKLNLLKDFHSLKTFIEPHMSNAKRNLGTLQEVFNDIIKGSRNESSPGNELLFDNINSLVSTPLLTNLAHEFIYNEIASTSTRNQDEDPMTNSKRFYGLIKVLLVSGKEKTALKVLRKMEEARQLMNKKEGNETANEFYPEVNAHHYAEFIAHYTILLKASKINNASKLKIYEHKVENILNKMSKENIGMNATFLSKLLIFYRTTFNLNKSFEIINQILDSKDIEQRLPDVSRTNFYQSRTITKKLYLEIWNCYYLYNKIFHDEIGRIKKTSNYVAWKNHSKKIKMETNIHPKFNSRWLLKTMLEQDNILPDDKFFHLIIATFIRERCWTVLPSVLILMNKRYNIKITTSLGQYINQGIKKEYILSETDKLNQHHQYIEGTTNIISTDDNKFKAKQTITKMVNNGEILKKVPIGESLELLVCELLKLLQFKNHNSSPLNEVLEVANELAVDNVIIQNIIDKIKH comes from the coding sequence ATGTATCTTTCCTCGATCCCTCTGAGACCGTCTTACCTCCCATTTTGTTACATTTCATCCCGTTTTCTCCCCACCGTCCTCCTACATAGGAACATCagatatattcattattccTACAGAAGCAAAAAGCTAGATACAAATATAGATACAAAGCTACCTCATGACCTTAAACCACTGCAAGATCCAAATGAAATAATCAAAACATTGAAACAAACACATGGATTTAGTGATATAAATGATGCAAGTCCCATAGAAGAAACATTCTTACAATATTTAACATTCCTTAATAAAGGTTTCCAAAAAAGTGATCAGAATTTAAGACTcttaaaggaaaatttaaaatcaaccggtaataacaataatgaaaaattcaatttgatattCAGTTATCTTTTAACTGAGAGTACCTTGGAActtcaaagatttaaaCAATTGGGACCCGAAGGattgaaatcaattaaacaacaacagcaacaacaaagtaatgatgaggatgaaAATAGTGTagtgaaaaatgaaaaggattTAGAATTACGTATAATGAATGAGATATTTAGTACTTTGACagaaaagaacaaagaaaatgaagtaTATCTTCATAATGTcgatttccttttcaaaattttaaCTGAATTGAACTCAACGATAACGGAAGATAAGGGGTTTGAGCATGGATTATCCATTGAACAATTTGTCGAAgcttttgaaatttcaaaattgatCCCTATTGAAGGTAGAAAATCAAGAGGCATTTTCTTGTCAGGtaatttgatttattcCACTAAAAAGGTTAGAATGGATCCAATTAACGAATCGTTATATATAGATTCATTGTTGAAATATAGGTTATTTAAAAAGGCCTTCCAATTATATGATTCAAGGAAAGATAAAGTAAATGAACGGTGGTGGAATGAACTGgggatgatgatattattacGTTCGAATCATTTGGCTTCTTTTAAGTCGCTTTTACAAACGACTGATGAACAATTTAATGTGTTTCCTTATTTAAGCCCTCGAGTATTAAAATTAGCAATACGGAAATATTTGGCTATAAATGATCACTCGATGTTAAAACAACTAATAGATAGATTCTTACTGATCGTAGACACCTACGGTATTGAAAAAAGCAACAGTTACATGGAATCATCTGCTCTAATGAAAActtttcaagaagaaaatgaagcaTCAGCATATTTAAACGAACAAGAATCTTATACAACTTTAGATTTTGCTTCAATAATTGAAAGTTTACTTTATAATAAGCGAATAAACTTTGCATCGAAATTAAGTTCAAGATTCGTTGAATTACCGCAAGTAATTAATAATGACGATCATCTAAAAGAGTTTCTAACAGTAActaaattgaatttattgaaggaTTTTCACAGCTTAAAAACATTCATTGAACCACATATGTCCAACGCTAAAAGGAATCTGGGAACTTTGCAAGAGGTTTTCAATGATATAATCAAAGGATCTAGAAATGAGTCATCTCCAGGGAACGAATTATTATTCGATAATATAAACTCTTTAGTATCCACTCCTTTATTAACCAATTTGGCACACGAATTCatatataatgaaatagcatcaacatcaacacGAAATCAAGATGAAGACCCAATGACAAATTCTAAAAGATTTTATGGGCTTATAAAAGTTCTACTTGTATCAGGGAAAGAAAAGACAGCTTTAAAAGTATTACGGAAAATGGAAGAAGCACGTCAACTTATGAACAAAAAGGAGGGGAATGAAACAGCCAATGAATTTTACCCCGAAGTTAACGCTCATCATTATGCTGAATTTATTGCACACTATACTATCCTTCTAAAAGCTTCTAAGATTAATAATGCAtccaaattgaaaatatatgaaCACAAAGTGGAAAATATTCTCAATAAGATGagtaaagaaaatataggGATGAATGCAACATTCTTATCaaaattgttgatatttTATAGAACTACTTTcaatcttaataaatcttttgaaatcattaatcAAATTCTCGATTCTAAAGATATTGAACAAAGATTACCCGATGTTTCAAGAACAAATTTCTATCAAAGTAGAACAATAACtaagaaattatatttggaaatttgGAACTGCTATTACCTTTATAATAAGATTTTCCACGATGAAATCGGTAGAATTAAAAAGACTTCAAATTATGTGGCCTGGAAAAATCATTCTAAAAAGATCAAAATGGAAACAAATATCCATCCCAAATTCAATTCTAGATGGCTTCTTAAGACAATGTTAGAACAAGATAATATCCTTCCCGATGATAAATTCTTCCATTTGATTATCGCAACTTTTATCAGAGAAAGATGCTGGACCGTATTGCCAAGTGTATTGATACTTATGAACAAACGTtataatatcaaaattacCACATCCTTAGGTCAGTATATCAATCAAGGtattaaaaaagaatatattctttctgAAACAGATAAACTGAACCAACACCATCAATATATAGAAGGCACAaccaatattattagtacAGATGATAACAAATTTAAAGCAAAACAAACGATCACTAAAATGGTTAACAATGGagaaattttgaagaaagttCCAATCGGAGAAAGTCTTGAGCTATTAGTATGTGAACTATTAAAACTATTACAATTCAAAAATCACAATAGTTCGCCATTGAATGAGGTGCTAGAAGTGGCTAACGAATTAGCGGTTGATAACGTCATTATACAAAACATTATCGACAAGATAAAACACTAG
- the UBX4 gene encoding Ubx4p (similar to Saccharomyces cerevisiae UBX4 (YMR067C); ancestral locus Anc_2.638), translating to MSSITIHYNFNKFQVHVAANTSLKGSLQQAITHFKLPANESTIRWVLMHDKKKVPLDLPFRFLNFPNGVNLILTKEEVSKNANELGELIKIRFHIPGYNSVIADVRAKGKVIEVLDQLNLGVSFEGSKLQIFAKMYLYDELDDNTTLEDIGVDDSSSIRITLASQSKRNSIRQEEEEKKVVEKVDEEGKTEGIQQQELEKQEEEDNNNNDDDDDDDDDDDDDDDDDDDDDDDESVQTPEPRSSSSLPQIHRINAYLPPSTPILNQINAEEEDEVTYEMTLEHARKFQNILSKQAGTSNGPLLTKRLREQQQQQLQQKKIKIRQCSIRVRFPDRSCIEVNFRPQETMQDVYTVVSQGLEDPNQSFTLNLPHPFQILPPNELKLVDGLNFGSKTLLLFESTTNDQGPFLKNEILKNAKDLSEAEDVKIDRTGKADEDAKKTINKEKSTATTDGSTSKKTGNGKSLNKVPKWLKLGKK from the coding sequence atgtccTCCATCACAATCCATTACAACTTTAACAAGTTTCAAGTCCATGTGGCTGCTAATACAAGTTTAAAGGGATCGTTACAACAAGCTATAACACATTTTAAATTACCAGCTAATGAATCAACGATAAGATGGGTTCTTATGCATGATAAGAAGAAAGTTCCTTTGGATTTACCATTCAGGTTCTTGAACTTCCCTAATGGTGTCAATCTAATTTTGACAAAGGAGGAGGTCTCTAAAAACGCTAATGAACTTGGTGAGTTGATTAAGATACGATTCCATATCCCTGGTTACAATTCTGTCATTGCTGATGTTAGAGCTAAAGGGAAAGTCATTGAAGTGTTGGATCAATTGAACTTGGGTGTTAGCTTTGAAGGCTctaaattacaaatatttGCTAAGATGTATTTATATGATGAGTTGGATGATAATACTACTTTGGAGGATATTGGTGTGGATGATTCAAGTTCAATTAGAATTACTTTGGCATCCCAATCAAAAAGGAATTCCATAagacaagaagaagaggagaAGAAGGTAGTAGAGAAGgttgatgaagaaggaaaGACGGAGGGTattcaacaacaagagttagaaaaacaagaagaggaggataataataataatgatgatgatgatgatgatgatgatgatgatgatgatgatgatgatgatgatgatgatgatgatgatgatgaatcagTTCAAACTCCAGAACCCAGAAGCAGCAGCAGCTTACCGCAGATACATAGAATCAACGCATATTTACCACCCTCCACACCGATTCTGAATCAAATCAATGcagaggaagaagatgaggTTACATATGAAATGACTTTGGAACATGCAAGAAAGTTCCAAAACATTCTATCGAAACAAGCTGGCACATCAAATGGTCCACTATTGACGAAACGACTAagagaacaacaacagcaacaattacaacagaagaaaattaaaatacGTCAATGTTCTATAAGGGTTAGATTCCCTGATAGATCATGTATAGAAGTGAATTTTAGACCTCAAGAAACTATGCAAGATGTTTATACTGTTGTCTCACAGGGGTTGGAAGATCCAAATCAAAGTTTTACTTTAAATTTACCCCATCCTTTCCAAATTCTACCTccaaatgaattgaaattagtCGATGGCTTGAATTTTGGATCCAagacattattattgtttgaatCGACAACAAATGATCAAGGGCCGTTCTTGAAGAATGAAATACTGAAGAATGCCAAGGATTTGAGTGAAGCTGAAGATGTTAAAATCGATAGAACTGGTAAAGCTGATGAAGATGCAAAGAAAACTATTAATAAGGAGAAATCAACGGCCACCACGGATGGATCGACCTCTAAGAAAACCGGAAATGGGAAAAGTCTTAATAAAGTTCCTAAATGGCTGAAATTAGGTAAGAAGTAG